A window of the Procambarus clarkii isolate CNS0578487 chromosome 19, FALCON_Pclarkii_2.0, whole genome shotgun sequence genome harbors these coding sequences:
- the LOC138366530 gene encoding uncharacterized protein codes for MDVDVDAISEGTIVVADIAEVDVDVDAISEGTIVVADIAEVDVDVDAISEGTIVVADIAEVDVDVDAISEGTIVVADIAEVDVDVDAISEGTIVVADIAEVDVDVDAISEGMV; via the coding sequence ATGGATGTAGATGTTgatgctatatctgaaggaacaatagtagtggctgacattgcagaagtggatgtagatgtggatgctatatctgaaggaacaatagtagtggctgacattgcagaagtggatgtagatgtggatgctatatctgaaggaacAATAGTAGTGGCTGACATTGCAGAAGTGGATGTAGATGTTgatgctatatctgaaggaacAATAGTAGTGGCTGACATTGCAGAAGTGGATGTTGATGTTgatgctatatctgaaggaacaatagtagtggctgacattgcagaagtggatgtagatgtggatgctatatctgaaggaatGGTATAA